The Edaphobacter flagellatus sequence GGAAGGACCGAGATTGCGGCTCCCGACATCGAGTTGTCGCGGCTGCTGTTGCGTGGCGGCAAGCCGCTTTTTCTCGCCGTAAACAAGATGGATTCGGCGGAGCTGCTTGCGGGGGCGGAGAACTTTCGCGCTCTTGGCTTTCGCAATGTTCTACCGATCTCAGCAGAGCATGGAACCGGTATCGGCGATCTGCTGGACGAGGTCTTTGCGGCGCTTCCTCCAGAGACGGTTGCTGACGAGCCGAGCGAGGTGATGCTAACGGCCGATGACGAAATAGCCGAGGACGAAGATGGGCCTCAGCCGCTGCTGCGCACGCATGGCGAGTATCTGCAGCTGGAGACGAAGGTCGCGATCATCGGGCGGCCGAATGTAGGAAAATCGACGCTGCTGAATGCGCTGACAGGGACGAAGCGCGCGATTGTGTCACCCATCGCGGGTACGACGCGAGATGCGGTGGACGAGGTGGTGGAGCGTGACGGGCATCTGTTTCGGTTTGTCGATACGGCGGGTATTCGCCGGAAAGGCAAGACGAAGTTGATGGCCGAAAAACTTTCCGTGGTGATGGCCAGGAAGCACCTGGAGGCGGCGGATGTTTCGCTGCTGGTGATCGATGCCGTTGAGGGTGTGACGGCTCTGGATGCGAATATCGGCGGATATGCGCATGAGAGCGGGCGCAGCGTGATTATCGTGGTCAATAAGTGGGATGCGGTGACAACGAATCGCACGAACGGCAAGCCCCCTGCGGATAAAAAGATTTACGAAGAGCAGGTGCGCGATTCGCTGAAGTTTCTGGATTACGCTCCGCTGGTCTTCATCTCGGCGATGGAGAACAGGGGTGTCGATCAGGTGTTCAAAAAGGTGGAGCTGGTGGCGCGCGAACGGCGGAAGCGCGTCTCGACGGGAAACATGAACCGTTTTCTGGATACGGTGGACTTCCAGAAAGCATCGGTCCCGATGTCGAAGCGGGTCCGCGTCTACTACATGACGCAGGCAGCGGTGGCTCCTCCGACATTTGTGCTGTTCACGGACAAGGACGTGAAGCTGCACTTCAGCTTCGAGCGGTTTCTGGCGAACCAGATACGGGAGAAGTTCGGATTTATTGGCTCGCCGATCTGGTTCAAGGTGAAG is a genomic window containing:
- the der gene encoding ribosome biogenesis GTPase Der encodes the protein MAKENQKRLGKKHRQASTRPKKGRAQKSTATTGAVAPKTRKQLSAKKIAAEKLKRLPKRSPEREARVILRGDERRPVSRAKAATPEVADEQRDWREAELEATRYSTERAREKEETLDEKVPLIAICGRPNVGKSTLFNRLTGSRRSIVGDEPGITRDRIYGEIEWAGRDVRVVDTGGVIPDDEALIPSEIFRQAQVALEEADAIVMVVDGRTEIAAPDIELSRLLLRGGKPLFLAVNKMDSAELLAGAENFRALGFRNVLPISAEHGTGIGDLLDEVFAALPPETVADEPSEVMLTADDEIAEDEDGPQPLLRTHGEYLQLETKVAIIGRPNVGKSTLLNALTGTKRAIVSPIAGTTRDAVDEVVERDGHLFRFVDTAGIRRKGKTKLMAEKLSVVMARKHLEAADVSLLVIDAVEGVTALDANIGGYAHESGRSVIIVVNKWDAVTTNRTNGKPPADKKIYEEQVRDSLKFLDYAPLVFISAMENRGVDQVFKKVELVARERRKRVSTGNMNRFLDTVDFQKASVPMSKRVRVYYMTQAAVAPPTFVLFTDKDVKLHFSFERFLANQIREKFGFIGSPIWFKVKARNKKG